In Pseudomonadota bacterium, the sequence AAGGCTCGCATTGTCCATACTTCCTACATTTACGTATCTTTTGATACTGAACTTCCTACATTTATGTAGTTTGGTAATCGAAGCAAATCGTCTATACCATATTGCAGGGGAAACTCAAATCGGACAATACGTGTTACAATTATCTGTATTCATTGATATATATTGGAATATTGCAACTTTCGTCAAATATGTTTCATAATTTGGCACATACATTGCATTAATAATAGGCAAGACGTAGGCGTCTTTGATCCGATGATGGATATAAAGACGCCTTTTTTTATTCAATTTTCAAGGAGGTGACGATAGAAGGCAGCAAATACAGCAAAAATGCCCTCATATGCAGGACAGGAAAAATTCAGGAGGTGTAAAATGAGATTAATAAAATGTATATTGTTGTTTTTGGTTGTTTCTTTTTTTACTATAACAGGTATTCTTTATGCAGAAGAAGTAAAGGAAATAAAACCTCCGGACGCAAAGCCTCAGGAAAAAGTGGAAGAAGCAAAGGTAACTGGAAGTGGTTCACTCGGCGCCTACAATCAGTACATATTCCGTGGATATGAGATCGGCAAAAGCGGCCTTGTTGTCCAACCCTCTCTTACTGCATCATTCAAGGGATTCTCGGCAACCATATGGGGCAATATGGATACAAATCAGAGGAACACAAAGACGGCTTCTTTCTACCCTAACGAACCAGCCGGAACTGATCATCAGTTTAAAAAGGGATGGAATGAGACTGACCTTACACTTAGTTATACTTATGCCATCAAAAAACTGTCTTTAACAGGTGGTTTTATTTACTACGGAACAAGATATGCCGATGAGACAGAGGAACTCTTTGCATCAGCTACTTATGATATCCTGACAAAACCTACACTTGCAGTCTATCGGGATATTACAAACTATAAGGGAACATATTTCAACCTTTCCTTTTCACACTCACTCCCTGTCTACAAGGAAACAACCCTTGATCTGGGTGCATCCTTCGGTTATTTCATCGGTGAGAGTGACTACTGGAAAACCTACGACCAGTCAACGGCAACCTATACGGGAAGCAAGTATAAGGGATTTCATGACGGCATGGTAAAGGCAGGTCTCACTATACCGGTTACAAAGGCATTCTCGATTCAGCCTGTGGTTCAGTACTGGTTCCCTCTCTCAAGCGATGCAAAGAAAGAGTATGCCACAGCAGGAGATATAAAAAATTCATATAACCCCAACGGGCCTGTGAAAAACAATTTTATCTACGGCATAGGTTTCACTTACAGCTTCTGATCTCAGTGTGGCCGCCGCACTGATGAGGCGGCTCAGACCCCTGACCGGTTGGATCGGCCACCTCCGCGGCCCCGAGATGCAGCGGTAAAAGCTTGATCGGTCAGGTTTAAAAGAACAATAGAGCACCTTTTGGAACAAGGAGGTTTAAAGTGAAAAGAAAATTGATTCTCTTGGTATTGATTCTCATGGTTTTCGGTTTACTCGCTGTGACGTTTGGGGCGGAGCCTCATATTTCAGGAGTTAATTCCCGCGGTGCAACAGATTATAAAGAAGCACTTTCAGCGACGAAGGTCTGCTTAAAAGTGCAAGAGGAGGTGTATCATGACTAACAAAGAAGGAAAAGAAGGAGCAGTGGTGGCAAAATTAGGTCTGGTCGGGGCAAGTATGAATGCCATGGCCCTCATCGCACCAGGAGCATTTTTGTGGATTTCTTATCAGTTACAGGCTGCGGCGACAACTCCAGGCGGGGCTTCAGCAGCAAATGACACCTGGATGGGTATTGTCCTTGCGCTCATTGTAGCGTTTCTTACGGCCCTATCTTACGCGCAGCTCGCGAAGATCTATCCTGAAGCAGGTTTTGCCAGTTGTGCCTATTTTGCAGAAAAGGCGTGGCTGGATGCAAAAAGTGAAAAAAGAAGCGGCCCCAAATCAATAGCCCGTATATCCAAACTGGCCACCGGCTGGTCCGCACATCTCTTTTATTGGGCCTATTCAGGCGTCATGGCCGCCATGATGGCCACGTTAATTGCCTATATATACAACCAGTTCACAGGCCAAGATCTCTCCATCACGAACCAGGCCATCATTTGTGTGGTCTTCACGATCATCACGGGCTACATTGCGTACCGTGGAGTAACTGGGTCGACAATGACTTCTATCGGGATCAACATAATTCAGTGGGCTACCCTGATTGTCTTCAGTGGTTTGGCTATCTGGTACCGGGTCGGCAACCCGCAGCATATCGCCCAATGGGCGTTCTCAGGGGGACTTGACATAATTAAGCCTCATGCGTTGACCGGTATAGTAGTCCAGTCGACTATAGCTATATTGATCCTCGTCGGATTTGAGAGCTGCACGGCGCTTTCCGCGGAAACGAAGAATCCCGGCAAAGTCATCCCGAAGGCAATTATTATTTCACTTCTCGTTCAGGGGGTTTTCGCCTACCTTTTACAGTATTTCGCCGCAGGCTACATGATAAGCGATAAACTGGTGAATGTTACCGGCAAGGTCACTACCGTGGGCTTGGCAGCCGCTGCGGCATCGAGCGCTCCTCTTGGAGACCTGGTGAAACTTCTGGGCGACAGTATTGTACCGGGAATAGGTTTCGGTCTCATGATCACTATGGCCGTTACCGTGGCTATCGCAATTATTGGTACGACACTGAGCGCCATGAATACGGCTATGAGGATTACCGCCGGTATGGCAGATGACCGGGAACTACCCTCCGGATTAAGTTTTATCCATCCTGAGTTCAGAACACCCCATATGGCATTAGTAGCCCTGATAATTGCCGTCTCCATCATTGGTGTTGTGGGTGTACAGAGTGTCGTGGGCTTAACGGGCATTGCCCTTGCTTCGAACCTTGGGACTTTCATTCTCTATGGTCTGACATGTATCTGGACGATCGTTGCCTTTAAGGGAAGGTCAGATTTCAACGCCTTAAAACACGCTGTTATACCCTCGGTGGGTGTCATTGTCAACGCGCTGATGGTTGGAGCAATCCTTTATCTCTATA encodes:
- a CDS encoding amino acid permease is translated as MTNKEGKEGAVVAKLGLVGASMNAMALIAPGAFLWISYQLQAAATTPGGASAANDTWMGIVLALIVAFLTALSYAQLAKIYPEAGFASCAYFAEKAWLDAKSEKRSGPKSIARISKLATGWSAHLFYWAYSGVMAAMMATLIAYIYNQFTGQDLSITNQAIICVVFTIITGYIAYRGVTGSTMTSIGINIIQWATLIVFSGLAIWYRVGNPQHIAQWAFSGGLDIIKPHALTGIVVQSTIAILILVGFESCTALSAETKNPGKVIPKAIIISLLVQGVFAYLLQYFAAGYMISDKLVNVTGKVTTVGLAAAAASSAPLGDLVKLLGDSIVPGIGFGLMITMAVTVAIAIIGTTLSAMNTAMRITAGMADDRELPSGLSFIHPEFRTPHMALVALIIAVSIIGVVGVQSVVGLTGIALASNLGTFILYGLTCIWTIVAFKGRSDFNALKHAVIPSVGVIVNALMVGAILYLYTTGNADAKAEAKICFMIAGGWAIIALIYVAMTTVRKTYRFKMVSGTIRPEQLNIVVDALKEEDYIMGMTVTKVKGFGRQKGRADNGGPEGDQITFVPKIKVDVLVREWDVQAVMDIMGEAARTGSVGDGKIFVFDASEAMRIRTGERGIEAVMP